The Ptiloglossa arizonensis isolate GNS036 chromosome 4, iyPtiAriz1_principal, whole genome shotgun sequence genome contains the following window.
TAGTACTTAATCTGAGAAAATGTTTGtttcaaaatgataaaattgtacACTGTATATGGTGTAATTCTTCTTATTTAGGTACTTTAAGGCATTCATTGCTAAGTTTTAATGAATTTGACACTAAAAATTGATTATAATTTAGTCATAGTCTCTTTTTCATCCTTCTGTATTACTTGTACTTTGATCGCTAATTTGATTGTCAGAACTTGCTTCCGAATATTCACTTTCcattttgtttgtatttttacaaACTTTTCCACTTTCGTCACTAGAATGTCCACTATCGTTTGAAACTTGTTcatctttttccattttcttggATTTTGGTTCTTCTGTGCTGTCGTCAGAACTATTTAATTCATCTGAGTCGATATCAAAATCCAATAATGTCTTCTTTTTATTTGATTTATATACTTcttcatattttctttttattccagACGTACCTGCAGCTTTTAAACCTTCCTCAACTGCATCTCCAACCCTTTCTGTTAAAACTGACCTTTCAAGATCATAGTTTGGATCTCTAAATTCGTGTTTAGGTTCGGCACAAAgcctttctaatttttttttcttgcgtTCTGCTGCCTCTTCTTCCCGTTTTCCTTGTTTCTCGATCCATACTTTTAATCTTTTTTCCTCGTTAATATCGCGAAGTCTTCGTCCACTTAAGTCCCTGCAAGCTTCACGATTTGTAGTTTTCTCAATTTGTGCACCAATTGCACGTAGCATTGAACCAAAACCTCCTTTCCCACCAAGTAATCGTGGAATAATAGAAACATAGCCATTATGACAAGTGGCATTTTCATCCAAAAGTTTTCCATTGTGCACAATATAAAAGTTTTCTTGCGAAAAATTCTATAAATGAGATTATTTACATTAATCATGTTAATCAAACTACATGCgtatttcgaatttaaatttaaggCTTAGTAATATACACAATATACTTACTGTTAGTTCTTCAATTCGGTTGTATAATTCATAAATTTGAAACGGTGTATCAACAGTGAGGATCTGTTCTACACCAGAGGCAGTACTTATTTGtacatttaacatttttatttcgtagtTTCGCACAAAATACCTATCGTTTTATTCTCTTACAATTAAATTTGCACACACTAGCTTGTGTCAAGTGACTAATAAAAAATGGCGTCTACAAGCATGAACTATTTATTCGTAGAACCTATGAACTAAAGTTGAACAGTTCCGAGTGAAGCGCCTCCTGCGAAGAAGAAGCCGAAACACGTCGTATTaacgcatacatacatacatatatatatattatttgttGTTACACGCATTTAAATTGGTTGCAATAATAAACTCttagaaaaaaaatgatcgaaaatcgatgcaatataaaaaaaattaatgattaatttcatttattttataaaaatttaaaacaaatcgaAAAGATTATTTTTGCAACACATTTTATGACGAACAGTGTATTTTTAAAGCTTTGTACAATGCATAGGAACATTATTATTACATAATTTTCCCTGTTAGAAAGTTTATATcactaaaaaataaattaaatacactATTTTAATCGCCTTGCGAAATGGGAGATCCGCGATCACGTTTGGATCCTTTGGCTTTGCCTTTCGTCTTTGTTTCCCGTTTTCTACTTATCGAAGACGTGGATGTGGTAGACGTTGAATCGGCCGGGCTCGAATGACTTGATCCCTCACGATCCCAACGTGCCAAAACTTCTCTCAAATTTTGTCCATCTCCTTCTTCATAGGTATCTACATCTACATGAAGATTATCTTGACCAGCTTGCGCATTGTTTCCAGTTTCTAAATTTGctctcatttcttttctttgatcCTCGGTGTGTTGCGGGCATCGCATAGATCTCGTGCACAACTTTTTAGTATGCTCTGATATTACTCCACAAATTTGAGTTAACAAAATTCTTTTGTCTTCTAGAGACATATTTTCATAATTCGACGGGGAATTTTCATTGCTGCTATGAATATGTTCATTCAtgctttccccatttctttgattatttttttgttGCTTAGTTCTTTTAATACCGTTACggtcttttctgcgtttccgtTTATCGTTATTTAAACTCcaatcgacgtcgtcgtcgtcgtcgcttaTTACGCCACTGAAATTGCTCAGATCTTTTGAGTTATTTGCTATACGTCTAGAAGCGATTCGTGAACTGTTTCGTCCCATGCCCATGCACTTTTCTAAATGAGTTGCAAAACGACAGGCTGCCACTCCTCTGTCACAATTTGGACAATTGCATTCTTGAGATTTCTTGACAGGGTGTTGACCAAATACATCCAAACCCGGGGAATCTACGACAGATTTTAATTAGCTAGATTTGGTAAGAGTGATACATTTAGCTTACAAGATCATTTAGCAAATACAATGGTTTTCCTCTTGTGATAAGAAAATAGTAAACAAACATAACCCAAGTAACATTAGCAGGTTggttaatattttgtaaaagatTTGTTTCGCTCACCTACAATGGCATAAGACTCATCATCAGGTATACCCTCTTCAACATCCGAACTACCAGTTTTAGTAGTTCGATGTACATCAAAAACAAATCCCATTAAGACCTCATCGAGGAGATCCtcgtaaatttctttcgtagCCGATTCTACGTTCTCGCTTTTGTTCATAAATTCCAGAAACCGTCTATTTAATTCTTGAATTCTTTCCTCGGTCACGGACATTTTAAAGGTTTGCGTAATCGAAGGAGAAAAAGTCTTTCTGTTTACCGTTCCGGAATGACAACTCCAATTTGTAACATGTGTGGTCTCCGTCTTTCCAATCGAAACACGGCTGGTCACATTGAAATACTTCGTATTAAATGTAGCAATTCGGTCGTTTCCATTACACGTGTTTCATCGCCGACGAATCTTCGGTTTGACGCGTTAACAGTTTACGAACAGTATTATCGAAAAGTACTACCTGTACCACAAATGAAATACAGAGTAGACCTAGCATATTATGGACGTTAGTGTGACAAACGAGATATCGAATAGACGTTTCATCTTCCAGGAGTTGGTGTaccacgatctgaaataccgaccttgtGAAATATCAATGGGTATGAAGCGACCTCTTCGTTCAAGAATGGTAATATTTGCGAACTATATTGAATCAAACTGCAGTCGGTAAATGCAAAATAGTAGAAAGACCgagtttttttttacgtttaccGACTGTTACGATTTAGTTCAACATAGTTCCTTAAATTACCGTTTTTAAATGACGAGGTCGTTCTAGAACCACTGATATTTTACGAGgccggtatttcagatcgtaaTACACGAATTCCTGTATGACGAAACGTTTACTCTGTATCTCGGTTGTGCTCTAAAGCCCTGAGCTCTATGATACGTTTTTTCATCGGACGAAGtctattatacatttatttcttcgccaaTAGTAGAATTCCAAATTTAACATTATCGATTTATCCCTGAAAAAAGCTTGTCAACCAAACTAAGGAGAATATATAACAGACGTACAACCGAGTGGTCTCACATTTAGTAATACAATTGAGAGTTCTAGATTTACTTTCCCTCGCGTAAAGTCTATTTCGTCCCGTACACTCGTATCGAATCGTTGTTCGAGCTGACAAGTACACTTATCCGGTGCTAACAATATATTAACCAATATATCACGGAACGAACGTATTTCTGATTCGCTTGTCTTCCCTTATTACTACTTAGAGAGACGTGAATAGATTTCGGTCCGTTTTCCACGAGATTTATAGCCTTCGATTTGGCAGACCACAGAAATATCCGTTTGTGTTATTGCCTCCGCTTTCTAGATCGATTCAACTGACTTCTTTCAAAACGTTCCACgagatttcaaatattttgatttCCACGTGAAGAGAACACAACAACGAATGTTTGTAATTAAAGGGCCAGAATTAACTCTTCGAGGAACTGCGCAGAAGTCGAGGTCTCTTATTTGGCGCTCGATCAATTTTgacaaatattttgaatttcaacGGGAGGTTACACCGGGAGATTGTCATATGGAAACGTTGCTCCGAGAGGACGCGTCGTTGGTTAATGCTTTTGCAACGAAAAAATTGTAGGTTAGATTCAAGAGCAGAACTTGAAGCGAAACCGACTGGAGAATTGCCAGTTGTAACATCTGATGTAACGCAAGTATAACCGGGGATAGAGTCTATTGTTAAATAAACAAACGGGGTGAAttacgtttcgttgtttcgacgAAGAGATGATCGTTTATTTCGAAGAACGAGGAATCTGTTTTGGTTACAACACATTCCGCTGGTTCACGCGTCATGGCGGCCCGTGAGTGGAGCGGACACAAAAATAAAAACCAATCAGCAACGTgacaattttctttcgagtcCGTGACCCGATGATTCCTTCCAGCGCCTTGACATCGTTTTCCCACCGTGAAACCCACGGTGTGCCGCTTTTGAAGAAAATGGTGGAAAGAGAAATGGCCGAGTGTTAACGGACGTATGCTTTGGCAGTAGAGTGGAACTTGTTGGTTAAGATCACTTCTGAAGTTGtttttacgaaaatgttgataacaTTGCATAAAAGATTTATTAGAAACAATTACACTTGTACACGAATTGAACCGATATCACCTTTTTACACCGTTTACGATAATATGCACTTGATCGACGAATTAACACAGATAAGATTTCGAAGATAAGGTACTTTTAGTGCAAATTTATGTTATAAATCGTAAATTATACAATCGATACCAATAACCGAGATTCGATTATAATAGACAGATTACGATAATAATAGCTGATCGATTATTCGTGATCATAACAATCCTCTTGAGTAGggtcgttaggtctgggttaggttaggACTAAGTTGTGTGgattttaaatgttttttttcaataataataacaatgttCTTTTCTGCTTAAAATAAGGTCCACCAGAACAATCGtcgattttgtaaatttctccCGCTCGAAAGAACTAGATCactttgaaacttcttttcgaaatttctttgtggacaattatcgaggcACGAGACTAACAATACTCTACCAATACTTGTCCAAATACCTTACACTTCCTCAGAATCTTTCTAATTTCCAAGTTAGGGATCATCTGTTATCAGTTGAGGACTACACGAATCGACAAGTACGACATGGACGCTTTAACGGGGTAGAGAGACTAACAATACCAATACTTGTCCAAATATCTTACACTCCCCCAGAATCTTTCTAATTTCCAAGTTGGGTATCATCTGTTGTCAGTTGAGGACTACACGAATCGACAAGTACGATATGGACGCTTTAACGGGGTAGAGAGACTAACAATACCAATACTTGTCCAAATATCTTACACTCCCTCAGAATCTTTCTAATTTCCAAGTTGGGTATTATCCATTGTCAGTTGAGGACCTATCCACTCGAATCGACAAATACGATGTGGACGCTTTAACGGGGTAGGGCGTTTCTCGCGAAGGTCCGCTGAAACGAGGAAAAGAAGGGACCGTGAATCGAAGGTGAGGATCGTGGGAGGGCGATGAAAGAGGGTGGTCGTCGGTTGCAACCTTAACACGATTCTATTTCTTTCGATGCATCAGACCCGTGTGCCGAAAATGACGCAATTGAAACGGTGACTGCGCCTCTTCATCACCGGGGGAGACGCGGCACACGTGAAACGTGTTCGTTCGCGccgtggaaaagaaaaagacgaaACGAGGTGGGGCGTAGCGAGCGTGGTAGAAGCCGAAGTGGATTTCTGGCGAACGAGCAGAACCGTACGAACCTTCATCGCGACAACAGTAGCGGATCTCTACCAACCTGGTGCACACGTTATCGTTACACTTCGTAGACAACGTAATTATCAATTGtcgataaacgaaaaaaaaaaaaaaaataaagaagaagaagacgacgtaTACAGCACCGACGAACGAGCGAACTCACactcgagaagaagaagaagaacgaagCGAGAGTTAAAATGGTTTACGAGAGCGACTTCTACACAACTCGACGGCCCTATTCGCGGCCCTTGGTCTCGTCCTACAGCGTCACGGTCAGTATACAAGGGATTGCTGGAAAGAGCGGGATGGAGTATGTCTTAATAATGTTTTGCTGGATGACACTAACGTCGAGTAAGAGCCCCCGTGTGACACGGAAACACTTTAACAGAGCCAACCCTGTTGTGATTCTTAATCCGATCCTGAATCAACGTTTCGTCCACGTCGCGATGATCGTATGTATCCCTCTATCGAAACTTCGTCGATACGTCGGAGCTCGACGTACCATTTTTCCCGCGACGACGCGGCGCGATCACGTTTGCGAAGCACTCGACGAAACGTTGActcacgaacgatcgaaaaaaaaaagtaaaaaaaaaaaaaaacagaaaaaaaaaacaaagacgcAGAACACGTCTCGATCGAACCCGTTCACGAAATCGATCAACGACAGCCACGACATCTACAACGACAACATACCATACGCGTCCGATCTAAACGGATCGTTGTTACTGTCGGCGGATCGATGTTCGATGTATCTCGAAGTCTCTACTTCCACACTGTATCCCGAGCAATGTATTACGTGTTGCTGCCAATGTTGCCGCCGCTATCATTGCCACTGTTTACCATTTATTCCGACCTCGAAACGTGCACTCGGTGTCTCCCGGAAGGAAGCCGTACGGaaacaacgaatcgatcgaacgattgtcGACGATCGTCACCGCAGACCACTGTCCGTCTATACGTGGATATCACGGTCAACGTGCCCAATTAACAGCACGAGTCCAGTTTTTACGAAGACTTTGCACATTCCGCCGGTCGCAACCTCCAGTTTACGGAATCGATTCGCAGACCGTTTACGGTAGTTACCCGTCGAGTTAAACCGACGGCAGAACCATCCGTTGAATGATTTGTTGTCAAGATCATCCTCATTGTGTCCGTCTTTGAACCTGTTTTGTATGCACACGTTATACCACGAAGTACAACCGGTGTGTTTTTTTGGCAGCTGTGCGTCAGGTGCACCCGTTTTGCGCACCCCACTTTGTGTATGgttattatttgaatatattgCAGTTGAGCGttactatttttttattttttttttatttttaggtaCGAAACGATAGGTTCTTTCCCGATCTATCATTTATtgtaaaatagtatttatttcaaGCGagtggaacgatcgatcgacagaCGAGAACACTCAGGCGGTTACATGTTCGGTTAGGGGTTACAGTGACACGTTCGGGGACAGGGTGTTGGAAATTTTTTCCGTTAATTGTAAACGACGCGACCGCGTTCCACGAGTTGACACCGGGGGATCGGtcgttttcgtgaaaattcgaaaaatcgatgtaTAAATAGTGATCCGAGAGCAAGGGAATCGGTGGAAAGATGCTATTCATAGCGACGCAGCCATTTTCCGGGACTTGGTTTGCGTTAAACTTAGACGCCGTACGACCCGGCGAGTCTTGGATCCGCGAACAGGAAAATGTATTTGGCCGACAAAATGTAGGTAAACCGACTACAGATGAACTATTTCAAGATACGTCGGATCGGTTCCAGCAAATGTACCGTACACTTTCCCGCACGCCCACGGTTCTTTTTGAGGATGAAGTGAACACGCTCACCGTTCGTTCggtcggtgaaaaaaattcgctggacaaacggggaaaccgtgCGCTCTCTCGTTGtcacgagaaagaaagaaatcgaaagaaaaagaaaagaaaaagaaagaaagaaaaaaaaaaagagaaggttTGACGAGGTTTGACGACGTTCGACGACGTTTGACGATGTTTGACAAAACGTTCGCCGAATGTTTTCAAAGAGAGccgcgttcgtcgatcgttaTTTGTTGTGACAACTTGGATAAATCGCGCGGTTCCATTGTCGATCGTGGATCAATGGTGCTGTTAAAAGCTGGCCCAAATACCTGACTGTCCGTCAGTGATTCTAACTATGCCCCGGAAGATCTTCGTCGAGGTCTCTACCTTGAGcatctcgaccgattccaatgaCAGCGGTCGGTGAATCGACTCGACCAGAAAGTGGACGAGGGAGGTGGTTTGAGGGGTGTCGTAGGAAGTTTCTTGCGGAACGTGGCTAGGTGATGTTATTAAGAAATTtcccgtctttcttcgtttaggtAGAGGGGAGAGTCGGTGTTGCGTTACCCTGTCCTAATTTAGGCTCACGACGACGTAGCAGCGACGTTTACTCCCACCACGGGTGCTAGAATTCGTCACGGAAATTCATACGTGTGATTTCTAGCGGCGGTGTATCGCGTCGCGTGAAACTCGCGAgattttcgttcgtcgagaaacgtgggaaaaagaaagagagagggaacgagagaaagagagagagagaaaaaaaaggagagaaaaaacgcAAATTTTCACTGATCAACAACGGCTAAAATTCAATCCCGCGACGATGTACGGACCGAAGACGTAATTCGAACTGTCTTTTATTAAATATGGCCCACCGGACGGAGGAGAGTTCTCGATTCTCGGGTTATAATTAGATCCCGACGAATGTTTGGCCGCAGCTGCCGCTGCGATTCGACCCACACGGATGGATACATCGAACAAACGCGCGTCTTTCCTGGCAAATTTTACCAAACGATTGCTCACCGGAGAAAGTTGCGCGATGGCTCGCCAAAAGATCACGGTTCGGAGTGAGCATCGTTCCAAAAaaccaaaaaagaaacacattCCGAGGAGGAGCGGAGATTCCGAGCGCGTTACGAATCACGACGCGTGTAAGTCCGTCCGCTGGGGCGATAATTCGGTAGGTAACCGCGCAGAGAGTCGCCCCCGTATAGAGATCGTCTCGATACGGAATGCACGCGGGGGTGTTGCGTTCCTCGTGCAACCATTCACGTCGATTCGGATCTATTTTCGCGCTCGCGTTGAGTGTCGAGGGAGTGACGGGTGAGCCGAGAGGGACGGGAGGGACCGGAGGGTCGAGGGAGAGACGCGAGATTCGAGGGAGAGACGAGGGAGAGACGGGAGAGCCGGGAGAGACGAGGGAGAGCCGGGCGTCACCGCACCGTGGTTTTCTCGTGCTTGCGCGCAAACGCGAACGCTCTCGACCGAATGCGCGAGATCAACGCGAGAAGAGAATCGTCTCGTACTGCGATTCGCGTagcaaattgaaaaaaaaaaataacaacaaaTATCACCTCGGAATGTTCGATCGTGACGCAGACGGAACAGATACACAAGGTGACCCGGCTAGACGTCGTCGCACGAATATCTGCCTCATTTTTGACCTGTAAAACCTCCCGAAACGAAATCGCACCGTTTCGACAGCTGTGTGCAACAGGAGAAAGAATTTTTCCTCGAGGTCACTTTTTACGAAATGTCAAGGTCGTTGATATTCTTTTTCGTGTCTTCGCAGAgcgtgaaaaaagaaacaaacgtacAAAGTCAATGACTAGTTTATCCTTCTTTTGAACGATATTTAGTAAGAGATTCGCAATACCGGATGATACGAAGGGAAGGATCGCGGTTGAAAAAGATTTCAAGCCATTTGGAGCATTTGTGGTTTTGAGAATTGCAAACGGAGTCTAAAAGTAACTTTGCTCGTAGCTTCGAAGAACAGCTCAATTGTTTACGTACCTTAAAAATGATCTCGAGAAAAAATTCTCCCCACGGTTAGACGTAGTCCTCGATACGGCACGACTTCGTCCCGGCTAGTTTcttttttacgaaataaaacTAAGGCATATATTTAGGTGATCCCATCTAGCCGAGATACTCTCTATAACGGTAGGAGGATCGGTGTGGAAGTGAAGAcgtcgaaaggaacggagtccTCGAATCGGGGTGTCGAGAAACCGGAAGCGATCCAGAAGAATGGaggttaaacaaaaaaaaaaacaaaaaaaaagccccagaaaaaaacgaaacgaaagcgtCCCAAACGGAATGAAATTTACAGAAGCAGGACTACTTCCCGTGGGAGAAGGTACCATTTGTACCGCGTCCGTCCCTGGTACCTGACCCGTTCACGGTTTGGGGTCGCAAGAAGCAGGATCCGAAGAAGGAATTTTACCAATATGTCACCCTGAAGGACAAGGAGGGGGTCGTGCGCGGGAAGAACACCGCGAAAGAGGAACACAAACGACAGCTGGTAGATGGCGGTGCCGTGTCAAAGGTCAGCCTAGACGCTGCGACCGAGCTAGCGACCCGGGGTCACGTCTTCGACAAGGGTGTGCTCTCCAGGCAACCGGGTGCTGGAAGACACGCCGCCTCTCCAGCCAGCGGCCGTACCAAGATATTAATGGCGCTCCAGACACCCTCCTGGTACCGATTTTAAGGACAACCTAGCCAGAACGAACGCGAATCGGGaagatgaatccgttcgtacGAAATACGAGTGGTTTAAGAAAAGGGAAACTCAACTCGCAGACGACTGGAAGACATTTTGATACCTTGCTTGTTAGTGCTTAGTCGGAAGTAATTAATTGTTCGATAACCGTTCGAAGAACGGGAATTTTCGTCAGGTTAGCACGTCTAGTTTCTCTCGTCGCTTATTAGTTTGCATCGTCGTTGTTTTCTTTGTTTTGTTGTTAGATGGGCATATCGTAGGACGCggtgtacacgtgtacacgtgtacacacacgcacatacgcacgcacgcacacgggCACGGTGATTTTATTTCGGTATTCGTAGGCGGTTAGGTGCGTCGTTGAGAACTGGAATTCCACGATCGACGGTGCTCACAATAGCCACCGGGTACGCTTTTAGCTCTCAGGTGTTATCTTCCCGCCCCGGACCCGTAATATCTGTATGTTCTTTTTTTAGCGGGGTTTCGCGCGGATACACCGTTTCCCCATCGCGTCCCAACGAATATACATAACCTGtggtattatatttttaatcgaatctgTACGCACGTAGGACGAATAAAGCACCACTTCGATTTTAAGCGACGCGTTTACCAGTCCCGTTCTATAATAATCCGCATCCGGGCTGCGTTCGTCTATCCGCGGAGGACGAACCACCGGGTGTGTATTTACAACGCGGCGCGACCAACCGTTCGAAAATTCAATCGGGTCGACGACAAACGGATCGACCTTCGCGTAGATCAACACCGCGGGTGACATCGAGAGAGAATGGTCCACGGTACGTGATGCTTCACGGGTACGTGAACCGACGTCGAAACGAGACACCGAGCTGCACTCGTGCGTACGAGTGGCAAAGTAACACGAACGTGCACACAGTTTCGCGTAACGTGATCCATGTGTTTCTTGGCAAGGGCGAGTTCAGTTGCTCAACGTTGCACTCCGAGTGTCCTGAATATCTCGGCAAGGAGACATTATTAATGCATACGTGTACCGCTCTACGTTTATAATTGGCCCGCACGTTGTGTGTCTACAGATAGATCGTGTATTACCGCGAACCGCCTTATCGAACCCCTAttgctctctttctccgttgtTGTAACATGAATAAACTACTGACCGTCGTACGTTTCTCTTAACCGTCACCTGCAACCCATTCAACCCACGTTTCGAAACATCCCTCGACCGTGCCTCGTCCGTGTTCTCGACCGTTGATACGAAACGaacttctcgatcgtttcaGCAACTTAAAGGAGAGGCCAGCTGGTGAGAATCCAAACGTCGTTTCCGCGCGATTATCGTCCCGTTCCCCGTTGTTCCGTGGCACACGATGTCCTCTTCTCAGGCACACGTTACCCcaaaaacggagaaccgaacgatAGATACGGATCACGGTTGGTTAGCGTTCCACGTGGTTGCGGAACGAGAAACAAAGTAACCGTTCTGTTCTCCGGGAAAAGCCTGTTCTCCAACATTGTTGACCTTGTGTAACCCGAATCTATAGACGCCTCGGCATTACGTGGTCCGTGACTATCCGGAAGTCGGCGTGAGGTCTGCCCAAGAGCAGTACAGCTATGCCTACACCAACACCAGCTCGTCGAGTTCCTCCTCCTCCACGGATCCGTACAGCCGTCGTCCACAGAGGTCTAGCTACAGCACAGAGAGCGTCTTGAAGAGAGAGAGCGGACCGTACGGATCGTACTCGACCGAGAGATCGTCCAGGACATCGTCCGGCGGCGTTCCCGGAAGCTATCATTCCTCTTACGAGTCCCACACTTCCGGCCGTTTACCTGGCGGCACCACTTACCGCCATTTCTCCTACCGTGTCTAAAGCCCCGACCGACCCCGTGGCCCTCGATactttcgtttcaccgatctCGATACGAATACCTTGCCAATTGAATCCAACAACCGCCACGAGTCTACATTGATTTTCAAATAACCTCGTGACTACACGGACTGCTGAACAAAAATGATCCGAGACCTTTAGAGAGATCGATTTGCGTTTTGAATTTAGGAAGTAACTTTTATCGGGCATCTAGTTTATCAAGTAACCTCGAGACTATACGGATTGCTGAACAGAAAGGATCTGAGACCTTTAGAGATTTGTGTCTTGAATTTATGAAGTAACTTTTATCGAGCATTTCGTTTATAAAGTAACTTTTATCGGTCGTCTCGTTTATGAAGTAACTTTTATCGTGTATCTAGTTTATAAAGTAACTTTTATCGGGCATCTCGTTTAGAAAGTAATTCTTATCAGTCATCTCGTCTACAATGTAACTTTTATCAGTGTATAAAGTAACTTTTATCAGACATCTCGTGTCAAGAACTTTAAACCGACTGTTTGGAGAACTTTCTCTACGTAAAcgataaaagttaattttatcCTGGAAGGATCGTAGGATCTATGACCATTGGACATTTTTGGTTCCTCTGGACGAGCGTTACTTGGTCTCTGAAGTCACGTATCctttttcttcgctactccgtagTGTAAAGTGCACAGAATTGGGATCAAGAACGGTGCAAAAATGGTGGTCGAAGTTTTTCCGAtttttgtgtttattttttttttaaacttgcaCCGTTCTTTGTCGATTCGACAGTCTGACAGTTTCGATCGATGTTGTAAATAAGCGTGGAATTTTCGTTACGCTCGatatcggtgaaacgaaaacgcCGTCATTCTGTCGCCCGCCGGAACCTTTTTCCCTGTAGTATTGTCGCGCGCCGAACGGGTGACAGAAAGACGGTCAGGTTTACGTCGTTTCTTATTCGAATTGCCGCTATGTATCTGC
Protein-coding sequences here:
- the LOC143145187 gene encoding splicing regulator SDE2 codes for the protein MLNVQISTASGVEQILTVDTPFQIYELYNRIEELTNFSQENFYIVHNGKLLDENATCHNGYVSIIPRLLGGKGGFGSMLRAIGAQIEKTTNREACRDLSGRRLRDINEEKRLKVWIEKQGKREEEAAERKKKKLERLCAEPKHEFRDPNYDLERSVLTERVGDAVEEGLKAAGTSGIKRKYEEVYKSNKKKTLLDFDIDSDELNSSDDSTEEPKSKKMEKDEQVSNDSGHSSDESGKVCKNTNKMESEYSEASSDNQISDQSTSNTEG
- the Sgf11 gene encoding SAGA associated factor 11kDa, with product MSVTEERIQELNRRFLEFMNKSENVESATKEIYEDLLDEVLMGFVFDVHRTTKTGSSDVEEGIPDDESYAIVDSPGLDVFGQHPVKKSQECNCPNCDRGVAACRFATHLEKCMGMGRNSSRIASRRIANNSKDLSNFSGVISDDDDDVDWSLNNDKRKRRKDRNGIKRTKQQKNNQRNGESMNEHIHSSNENSPSNYENMSLEDKRILLTQICGVISEHTKKLCTRSMRCPQHTEDQRKEMRANLETGNNAQAGQDNLHVDVDTYEEGDGQNLREVLARWDREGSSHSSPADSTSTTSTSSISRKRETKTKGKAKGSKRDRGSPISQGD
- the LOC143145189 gene encoding uncharacterized protein LOC143145189 isoform X1; amino-acid sequence: MDTSNKRASFLANFTKRLLTGESCAMARQKITVRSEHRSKKPKKKHIPRRSGDSERVTNHDACKSVRWGDNSVIPSSRDTLYNGRRIGVEVKTSKGTESSNRGVEKPEAIQKNGEAGLLPVGEGTICTASVPGT
- the LOC143145189 gene encoding uncharacterized protein LOC143145189 isoform X2, which gives rise to MHAGVLRSSCNHSRRFGSIFALALSVEGVTGEPRGTGGTGGSRERREIRGRDEGETGEPGETRESRASPHRGFLVLARKRERSRPNARDQREKRIVSYCDSRSKLKKKNNNKYHLGMFDRDADGTDTQGDPI
- the LOC143145189 gene encoding uncharacterized protein LOC143145189 isoform X3, producing the protein MEKQDYFPWEKVPFVPRPSLVPDPFTVWGRKKQDPKKEFYQYVTLKDKEGVVRGKNTAKEEHKRQLVDGGAVSKVSLDAATELATRGHVFDKGVLSRQPGAGRHAASPASGRTKILMALQTPSWYRF